In Buchananella sp. 14KM1171, the genomic stretch GCGAGAGTGAATCCAGGCTTTCTTCGGTAGGGGTAATCCTCCAACATTTTGGGGACGTGGGTTGGTGCCTGCCCTCAGGGGTGAAGTCGTGGGAGATGGCCCACCAGGTGACGCCTGGGCTGATGGTGTTGCAGGCGCGGATGATGGCCGGGAAATAGTCTGGATGGAGCGAAGACTCGTTCTCCTGGGCGATCACTGTGGCATCCGTCTCTTCCACCCATTTGGGGTTCAGGTGTTGGCTGTCGGTGAAGATGTGGTCGCGCAGTGCGCGAGCGTGATTAATGGTGTCTCGGTCCAATATTGTTGTTAGCATTATGGGTACCTGAACTTGATTTTTCTCTTAGTCGCGTATTGTATTTCTAGGGTTGCGTTTCCTTGGGTGCTGACTTGCCTGAGGTTGATTGTTGGCCCATTGGATATGTTGCAGATCTGCACTGCTGGGCCTTTGCTTATATCTATGGTCGTTTGGTGTCCGCGGGTTAGCTCTGTGAAATCCATTTCCGCTTGCCTGAGGCCGCCTTCTCGAAGAATAAGCTCCCGGCTCCTCGGTGCCGGGGTCGTAGTCTTCGGCCAGTTCTTGGTAGAACGCTCTCCTTTGCCTGGCCTCGGCAAGATCGTCTTGCGCGTTCCGGGCGGCATACAGTGCGGTCAATGATTGGGACTGAGCGAGGTCTAGAGCGCTGGCGTATGCCTCCAGTGCCTCGCCCGCGCCGCGGTAGCGGCCTTCGACCTGCCAGATGCCGTCCACCAGTTCGTCGCGCTGCTCCAGTAGTGCCGTGACTGATTGGGCACGGGTGGAGGCCCCAGCCTCCAGCGCACGCAAGGATTGGGCGCTCTGCTTGATCCGGTCAGCTACCTCGATGTAGTTCCTACCGCCTTGGCGGACAACGGCTGGGTCGCCCGGGACCGGGTCCCGCTCCCAACCCACCGCAGACCAATCACTCGGACGCTCTGACACGCACACCTCCTCGTGGTTCCATCGAGTTTCAATTAGAGCCTTCCCCGCTTGAACGGGGCAACCAGCCACCCCGCCGTGTGGAACCTGCGGAAACGCCAGGACGACTCACGCCTGTCGCTGCCGTCTTTTCCGAGCCGGTGCCGCCACGGTGCCGCCCCGCCGGTCGGCGCCTTTGTGCGACGTCGCTGCTTCGCTGCACCGGGGTGCTCTGCGCTAGTGCACGGTGCGCGCCTGCCGGATCAGGGTCCGTGGCGGCGCCACCAGCGCCCCCGCCGCGCGGCAGCGGGCGGACAGTGCCTTGTCCGCCGTCAGCACCACCACGTGGCGGCCCGGGGTGGCGGCCTCGTTTGCGGCGTGGGCGGCGATAGCGTCGTCCCCCTCGCCTGCCGCCAACTCCACCCGCAGATTTGCGCCGTAGGGCGAAGTCACCTCGCCGGGGAAGCCGGCAGGGCGTGCCTTGCCCTCCAACACCACCAGGATGTCCGGGTACCAATGCGCGCCGGGCAGCGAAAGCTCTTGGGCGGAGAACCCGTTCGAAAGTGCCCGCGCGCAATCCTCCAGCAGGCGGGCGGCCGCGCCGGCGCGGTCCTTCCACCAGCCGTCCGGGCGGGAACCGACCACGTTCGCCGCGTCCACGATCACCAGCGGCCGCACCACCATCGCCGCCAGCTCTCCGGCCACCTCCGCCAGCTGCGGCAGCACCAGCCCATCCTCCTGGCCCGGGCAGACGAACTCCACCACCTCCGACTCCCAGTCCTGGGCACCGATCGAGTCGACCGCCTGCGCGCGGCTCAACTCCGCCACGACAGTGGTGTAGGACCACGTTTGGTGGGCCGGCCCCGGGTGGGTGAGGCGGCGCCAGCCCCACACGCGCACCGCGTCGGGGGCCAGTCCCGTCTCTTCCGCCGCCTCTCGCAGCGCCGCGCTCACGGCGCTCTCGCCGTAGTCGCGCGCCCCGCCGGGCAGCCCCCACATGCGGCCCAGGTGCGTGCCAGGCGCGCGCAGCTGGCCCAGGTACTCGTGGGGCAGGGCGCTCCCAGCAGGCTCCGCGCGCTCCACGCTCGCCGCAGAGCCCGGGCCCGCCTCAGCCTCCTGCCCAGGCGCCTCGCGCCACAGGTAGAGCCCTGCGGCCCCCAGCAGCCCCCAGTGCCGCTTGCCGCACGCGCATTCCAGCCAGCCGTCTGCCCCGCGTTTCACCACGTAGCCAGCCTAGCCAGTTAGGCCGCCGGCGCGCCGGGGCTCGGAGCGCCTAAAAATCGCTTAGCCCTCCACCTCGCAGATCACCGCGCCCGCGCTGAGCTGGTCACCCACCTTGACGGTCAGCTCGCTGACTACTCCGGTGCGCGGCGCCTTGATGGGTTGCTCCATCTTCATCGCTTCGATGACCACCAGCACCTGGCCCTCCTGGACCTCGGCGCCGTTTGCCACCTCGACTCCGATCACGGTCGCCTGCATGGGGCAGGTGACGGCGCCGGGGGAGGCCGGTCCGCGCCTGGAGCCGCGCGAGGGACGCGCCGTGCGCGTCTTGACAGGGCCGGTGGCGGCCGGGCGGGGGGAGAGCAGCGCGGCCGGCAGGATGACCTCTAGGCGCTTGCCGCCCACCTCCACCACCACGCGCTCGGTGGGGGCGTCGTCCTCCACTCCCGCGCTCGCCTCGGTGTCTGAGAGGGAGTCCATCAGGTTCAGGTTGCCCGCGTCGATCCAGGTTGTGTCCACCTCCAGCCCCTCGGTGCCCACGAAGGCCGGGTGCTCCAGGATGGCGCGGTGGAAGGAGAGCGTGGTGGAAAGGCCGGTCACGCTCATCTCGCCAACCGCGCGGCGGGCGCGGGCCAGGCAGGACTGGCGGTCGTGGCCCCACACGATCACCTTGGCCACCAGGGAGTCGAACATGCCGGAGAGCTCGTCGCCCTGCGCGATGCCTGCGTCCACGCGCACGCCCGGGCCGCCGGGCCAGACGATCTCGGTGGCGCGCCCCGGGGTGGGTAGGAAGCCGCGCGCCGGGTCCTCTGCGTTGATGCGCATCTCGATGGAGTGGCCGCGCACCTCCGCCCGCTCGTAGCCCAGCTTCTCCCCGGCGGCCAGGCGGATCTGCTCGCGCACCAGGTCGATGCCGGTGACCTCCTCGGAGACTGGGTGCTCCACCTGCAGGCGCGTGTTGACCTCCAGGAAGCTGACCAGCCCGTCGGCGGCCACCAGGAACTCGCACGTCCCGGCCCCCACGTAGCCGGCGTGGCGCAGGATGGCGCGGGAGGACTCGTAGATCACGCGCTCCTGTTCCTCGGTGAGGAACGGGGCGGGGGCCTCCTCCAGTAGCTTCTGGTGGCGGCGCTGCAGCGAGCAGTCGCGGGTGGAGACCACGGCCACGTTGCCGTAGGCGTCGGCCAGGCACTGGGTCTCCACGTGGCGGGGCCGCTCCAGGTAGCGCTCCACGAAGCACTCGCCGCGCCCGAACGCGCCGATGGCCTCGCGGGAGGCGGACTCGAATGCCTCCACCACCTCCTCGCGCTTGCGGGCCACGCGCAGGCCGCGCCCGCCCCCACCGAAGGCCGCCTTGATGGCCACGGGCAGGCCGTGCTGGTCCACGAAGTCCAGCACCTCCTGGCCGTCAGCCACCGGGCCGGGGGTGCCGGGGGCCAGCGGGGCGCCCACCTCCGCCGCGATGCGGCGGGCGGTGACCTTGTCTCCCAGTGCCTCGATCGCCTCCGGCGGCGGGCCGATCCAGGTCAGCCCGGCCGCGATGACGGCGCGCGCGAAGTCCGCGTTCTCCGCCAGGAAGCCGTAGCCGGGGTGGACGGCCTGGGCACCGGAGCGCTCGGCCACCTCCAGGATGGCGGGGATGTTCAGGTAGGTGTCTGCCGCCCTGGCCCCGGGCAGGGCGTAGGCCTCGTCCACCACGCGGGTGTGGAGGGCATCGCGGTCGCCGGAGGCGTACACGCCGATGGAGCGGATACCGGAGTCCTTGCAGGCGCGCGCGACGCGCACCGCGATTTCGCCACGGTTGGCGATGAGGACGGAGGTGGGCAGCACAGTCATGGGCTCAACCTAACCGGCCTTTGGAGGATAGGCACAACCTTCGCGGCGTGGTGCCCGGCGATTCTCGTGCGACTACAACGATTCTTCCGGCTGACGCAAGGACTTCCACAAAGCGGGCCAGCCCACGCCTACCTCGAGCAGGAGCAGGCGCAGCAGCGGCAGGGAAATGCCCACCACGCCGTGGTGATCGCCCTCGATTCCGGTCACGAACGGGCCGCCCAGCCCGTCGATCGTGAACGCCCCGGCCACGTGCAGCGGCTCGCCGCTATCCACGTACGCCTCGATCTCAGCCTCGGTGAGTGTGGCGAAGTGGACGGTGGTAGCCGACGTCCCGCCCGCGCCCCTCACGGGTGCGCCGCCCTCCGTGGCGGCGGGTCCGGTCAGGCCGGTGGGGTAGAAGTGGACGCTGTGCCCGGTGTGGAGTACCCCGCTGCCGCCGGAGAGGGCGCGCAGGCGCGCGCGGGCATCGCTCGCGTCTGCGGGCTTTCCCACGACCTTCCCGCCGATTTCCAGCATGGAGTCGCAGCCGACCACGATGGTGGGAGCCGCGAGGTCCAGGCCCGCAGGCGCGCCCGGCACCGGCGCGGAGCCCGCCCGGTCTACGCCGTCCGCCCGCAGGCGGGCGAGCACGTCGGCGGCCTTGGCCTCTGCCAGGGCCTGCACCTGCACGCCCGGCCCGGCGGCCGGCTGCTCGGCCAGCAGCCGGGCGAGCACCGCGTCCTCGTCCACGTCGCTGACGCGCACCAGCGGCGCCACCCCGGCGCCGCGCAGCGTGGCCAGCCGCGCCGGGGAGGCGGAGGCCAGCACGAACTGCACCGGCTCCTCCCACAGCCCGGCGGGCGGGGGCAACAGGCTCACTGCAGAGCCTCGCGCAGCACGTCCAGCCCCACCCCGCCCAGGGCGAGCGCCCGGGAGTGGAAGCCCTTCAGATCAAAGCCGGCGCCTTCGCGCTGCTGGCACTGCTCGCGCAGCTCCAGCCACAGGCGCTCGCCGAGCTTGTAGGACGGCGCCTGCCCCGGGAAGCCCAGGTAGCGGTCCAGTTCGAAGCGCAAGAAGGCGTCCGCCATCGCCACGTTGTGGCGCAGGAAGGCCCACGCCACGTCCGCGTCCCACACCTTGCCCACGCCGCCCGGCATGAGCCCGGCCTTCTCCAGGCTCGGGTCCACGTCCAGGCCCAGGTGGACGCCGGTGTCCAGCACCACGCGGGCGGCGCGCAGCCGCTGGGAGTCCAGCATGCCGAAGTAGTCGCCCGGGTCGGACAGGAAGCCGAGCTCCTCCATGAGCCGCTCGGCGTAGAGCGCCCAGCCCTCGCCGTGCCCGGAGACCCAGCAGACCAGGCGGCGCCAGCTGTTGAGCTGGTCGCCCAGCGCCACGGCGGTGCCGAGCTGGAGGTGGTGACCGGGTACGCCCTCGTGGTAGACCGTGGTCTTCTCCTGCCACGTCACGAAGGTCTCCTCACCCGGGGGAACGGACCACCACATGGCACCCGGGCGGGAGAAGTCCGCCGACGGCGGCGTGTAGTAGATCCCGCCCGTCCCGGAGGCCGCGATGCGGCACTCCAGGCGGTGCAGCTGCTCGGGAATGTCAAAGTGCGTCCCGTTCAGGGCCGCGATGGAGGCGTCGGAGACCTGCTGCATCCACTCCTGCAACGCCTTGGTGCCGTGCAGCTGGCGCGCCGGGTCGTTGTTTAGACGCTCGATGGTCTGCGCCACGCTGGCGCCCGGGAACAGCAACCGGGCCACCCGCTGCTGCTCGGCGTCGATGCGGGCCAGCTCCTCGATGCCCCACGCGTGGGCCTCGCGGGCGTCCACGTCCGCGCCCAGGAAGGTGCGCAGCGCCAACCGGTAGGCCTCCTCACCAACCCCGTCGCGCTCGCGCGCGGCCGGCAACAAGTCGGCAAGATCTGCGGCCAGCTGGGCGAAGCCGCCCCGCGCCACCTCGATCCCGTCCAGCAGCTCCTGAGCAGCCGCCCCCTCCAGCCTGCCGGCCAGCGGCTCCAGCGCCTTGAACGACGACGCCTCGCCGGCCGCCTCCTGGGCCTGCTTGATGCACTTTTCCACCTGCCGGCGAGCGCAAAGCGTCCCGGCAGCCGCGCGCTCGCGCAGCGCCTCGGTGTAGGTGGCCAGGGCGGCGGGCACACCGTGCAGGCGCCGGGCGATCACCGCGGCGTCGTCGGCGCTCTCCTGCGGCATCACCTCAAAAACGTCCCGGATCGACTGCAGCGGGCTGTTCAGCACGTTCAGGTCGCCGTGGGCCCAGCCGGCCGCGTGGCGGTCCAGGTCCACGCCCAGGCGCTCGCGCATGGCGGCAACCGTCACGCGGTCCACGTCGTCCACCGGCTCCACCCCATCCAGGCGCGCCAGGGCCTGTCGGGCCAGGTCGGCGAGCGCCTGCTGGCCGGCGGGGGAGAAGTCGTCCCACTGGTCGTCGTACCCGGGCAAGCCGATCTCGGTGGCCAAGGTGGGGGAGAGGGGCAGGAGCGAGGCGAGGTAGTCCTCTGCGATCGCGTCGATGGCGGTGGCGGGGCGCGGTGAAGTCATGCCCCTAACGATATGCCCTGCCACCAACATCCCAGGTAGGCGCGGTGAGCCGCCGAAATTCGCCGCGCGCCCACCAGCCCCGTCAGCGGTCGGTCAACCGCCAACCCCGCGCGCCGGTCAGTCCACCCGCCCCGCGAGTGACGCGGTCCCGGTCGCTCCACGCCGACGGGCGCACCGAGGCGTCCGCCGGTGGAGCGTCGTCCACCGCCGCCTGCAAGGCCGTGATGGAGGCGACCACCGCCGCCAGCTCCGCCTCGCTCGGCGCCCCACGCACCACCCGCAGCGCGTTCACAGCGGAATGTTCCCGTGCCGGCGCACCGGGGAGGCCACGCGCTTGGTCTCCAGCGCCCGCAGCGCCGCCACCAGCTGGGCGCGCGTCTGGCTCGGCTTGATCACCGCGTCCACGAACCCACGCCGGGCAGCCTCCCACGGGGAAACCAGCTTCTCCTCGTAGGCCTCGATCAGCTCGGAGCGGCGGGCGGCAGCGTCGTCGGCAGAAAACGAAGCCAACTCGCGGCGGTGCAGGATGTTCACCGCACCGGAGGCCCCCATCACCGCCACCTGCGCCGTGGGCCAAGCCAGGTTGATGTCAGCCCCCAGCTTCTTAGACCCCATCACGATGTAGGCGCCACCGTAGGCCTTGCGCGTGATCGTGGTGATGAGCGGAACGGTGGCCTCCGCGTAGGCGTAGATCAGCTTCGCGCCACGGCGAATGATGCCGTCCCACTCCTGGGAGGTGCCCGGCAGGAAGCCCGGCACGTCAACGAAGGTCAGCACCGGCAGGTTGAACGCGTCGCACAGGCGCACAAAGCGCGCCGCCTTCTCAGAAGCCGCGATGTCCAGCGCGCCGGCCATCACCATCGGCTGGTTGGCCACGATGCCCACGCTGCGGCCGTCCACGCGCGCGAAAGCCGTGATCACGTTGCCCGCGTAGGCCGGCATTACCTCCAGGAAGGAGCCGCCGTCCGCGATCGCCTCCAGCACCTCGGTCATGTCGTAGGGCTGGTTGGAGGAGGCCGGCACCAGGCTGTCCAAGTCCACCTCGCCCGGCTCCTCCGGCTGAGTCAGCGGCGGCTCGCTCAGCGTGTTCTCCGGCAGGTAGGACAGCAGCTCGCGCACGTACTCGAAGGCGTCGTCCTCGTCGTGGGCGGCGTAGTGGGCCACGCCGCTGCGTTGGGCGTGGGCGCGTGCCCCGCCCAGCTCCTCCAGACCCACGTCCTCGCCGGTGACCGCCCGGATCACCTCCGGGCCAGTGATGAACATCTGGGAGGTGCCCTCCACCATCACCGTGAAGTCCGTCAGCGCCGGGGAGTAGACCGCCCCGCCCGCGCACGGCCCCAGGATCACCGAGATCTGCGGGATCACGCCGGAGGCCGCCACGTTGCGACGGAAGATCTCCGCGAACTGCGTCAGGGCGCCGATTCCCTCCTGGATGCGGGCGCCACCGCCGTCGTTCAGGCCGATCATCGGCACGCCCGTGCGCACCGCCAGGTCCATCACCTTGGTGATCTTCTGCCCGTGCGCCTCGCCCAGCGAGCCGCCAAACGCCGTGAAGTCCTGCGAATAGACGCACACCCTGCGCCCGTCGATCGTGCCGTAGCCCGTGATCACGCCGTCGCCCGGCAGGGTCTTGGCGTCCATGCCGAAGTCGTGGCAGTTGTGCTCCACGAACGCGTCCAGCTCCACAAAGCTGCCCTCGTCCAGCAGGGCCTCGACGCGCTCGCGGGCGCTGCGGCGGCCCTTGGCGTGCTGCTTGGTGGCCGCGCTGCGCTCGTGGGCGGCGATGGCGGCGGCGCGCGCGTCCAGCTGCTGCGCCGGGGAGAGGTGGGTTCCTTCAGTCACCCGTCCACCGTAACCGGCCCGGCGCCTAATTTCAGTAATGACGACGTTGCCTCCTGCCGCGCCGCCTTTGGAGCTTTCCTCTAAAGCGGCCCGGGGGACGACGCTCCGCCCGCCGCCCCCAGGCGCCGGCACGAAATGTTGGTGGTCGTGCATATGGTGGAGGCATGAGCGAACCGGTGCTGGTGGAGGTAGAGGAATGCGCATCCACGCAGGAGCTTGCCCTGGCGCTCTACCGTGCCGGGCACCTGCCCCTGTGGGGCGGGGTGCTGACCCGCAGGCAGAGCGCGGGCAGGGGCAGGCGCGGGCGGCAGTGGGCGCTGGCGCCGGGCAGCCTGGCCCTGACGGTGGTGTTGCCCGCACCTTGTGCCGCCTCGGGGCAGTGGCCAGGAACGGGCGGGGAGCCTGGGCTGGTGCCGCTGCGCGTGGCCCTGGCGGTGCTGGATGCCTGCGGCTGTGAGGCGCTGGAGTTGAAGTGGCCCAACGACATCGTGGTGACGCTGCCCGTCCTCAGCGACGCCGAATCGCTGCCGGGCGGGGGCGCGCCTCGGGAACGCGAGGCGGGCCATGGGCTAGTTGGGCACCTGCCCGGGTGGGGCGCGCTGCGCAAGCTGGGCGGCATCCTCTGCGAGGTGAACCAGGCGCCCGCCGGAAGCGGCGCCGGGGATGCGCTGGCCGGCGGCGCCGGGGGCGCCGGCGCCGGGCCGGGCGGCGAGGTTGAGGATGGGACTGGTGGCGCCGGGACCGGGCCAGGGGCAGCAGGAGACGTGGTGCTGGCGGGAATCGGGATAAACCTGGCCCCGTTTGCGCCCCAGGCCCCGCAGGGCGGTGGTGCCCCGCCCGGGCAGGAGGCTGGCGGGGAGGGAAGCGAGCAGGGAGCCCCGGCCGCCTGGGCTATGAGTGCCGCCGGGGCGGCGCGCGCGCTGGGTGACCACCAGCTGGAACGGCTCTCCCGGCAGGAGCCGGCCGAGCTGGCCAGGCGCATCCTGCATCACCTGCCCGCAACTCTCGCGCTGCCGGCCCGCGAGGTGCGCGAACGCTACCAAGACAGGTGCGCCACCGTCGGGCACCGGGTGCAGGTGACCCTGGCGGCCTCCGGCGAGCCGGGCCCGGCCGACCTGGCCGGCACCGCCACCGGCATCGCCGAGAGCGGCGCCCTGCTGGTGGCGACGCGAGACGGGCTAAAGGAGGTGGTGGCGGGCGACGTCTCGGTGCGGTGCGGCTGAGCGTCGTGCATCCACGGCCACCCGCAGGGCGGTAGGGGCGGCAGAAGGTGACGGGAATCGCCCTGTAGGAGTAGCGTAGGGCTAGTGAATAGTGAGGCAGGCAACAGCGCGGCGATGAGTGGGGTGACCCCTCAGCTGCCTGAGCCTCAGCCGCACCGGTGCTCCTGCGCCAATTCCGGCGCCGGATCGAACCCGGAGCAGGGCGCTCCGGGCAAGCAGCCCGCCCTCACCATCGAGCGCTACGCCCAAAAGCTAGTGGGCGAGACCCCGCTGACCATGTCGGAGTTCGCCCGGGCGGCGGGTGCCACCCGGGAGCAGGCCGAGGAGTTCTGGCGCGGGATCGGGCAGGTGGTCTCCCACACCGAAACCCCCCAGTTCGGTCTCCAGGACGTCCACGCGCTTCGCACCTACCGCTCCCTGATCTCCACGGGCAAAGTGGATGCCGAGACCGCCCGCACGCTACTGCGCGCTTCACAGACCACCGACCGGTTGGCGCTCTGGCAGGTAGAGGCCTACGTGGACGACGTCATTCGGCGCGAAGGACTGGACGACACCACCGCCAGGATCGTCGCCCTGGACCGGCTCGAGGACTTCCTGGCCGCGTTCGAGGAACAACTGGTCTACACCTGGCGCCGCCAGATGCTCGCCCTGCTCACCCGCATGGACGCCGACTACGCCCAGGCAGGCCTGGCGGAGGCCGACGAAATGTCCTACCCGCTGCAGCGCACCCTCGGGTTCGTGGACATGGCCGGCTTCTCCCGCCACTCTGCGCGCATCGGCTCCGCCGCCCTAGCCGAGCTGATCTCCAAGTTCGAGGGAGTGGTAAGAGACGTCATCTCCGAACTGGGCGGGCGCGTGGTCAAGACGATCGGGGACGCCGTCCTCTTCATCGCCGACGACCTGCAGACCGGCACCGAGGTGGCAGTCACCCTCGCCGAGCGCCTGGCCGCCACCCCGAACCTGCTGCCCGTGCGTGCCTCCGTGGTGGAAGGCGGGGTGGTCTCCCGGTTCGGCGACGTCTTTGGGCCCACCGTCAACCTGGCCTCCCGTCTGGTCAACGAGTCCCAGCCCGGCCAGCTGCTCACCGACTCCGGCACAGCGGCTGCCATCGCAACCAAATGCGCCCCCGGGAGTTACCGGTTGGACCAGATCGGGGAGGTCGATCTGCGCGGAATCGGGCCCACCGTGCTAGTCGATCTCAAGCGCGGCTAAAGGGGCCGCACCCAATAGGGCTAAAGTCCATATCGCGGCCGCCCTTTGGGAGCGCTTTGTCAACCTTTGGCGTAAGCTGACCGCGTGACTACCGTACTCCTGGTTGAAGACGACCCCGCTATTGCCGAGCCCCTTGCCCGCGCGCTGGGCCGAGAGGGGTATGAGGTTCGCCCCCACGGAACTGGCCGTGGAGCGATCGAGAACTCCGCCGGTGTTGACCTGGTGGTTTTGGACCTGGGACTGCCGGACATGGACGGCCTGGACGTGGCGCGCCACCTGCGCTCCCAGGGATCCACGGTGCCGATCCTGATTCTCACCGCCCGCACCGACGAAGTGGACATGGTGGTGGGCCTGGACGCGGGCGCCGACGACTACGTCACCAAGCCCTTCCGCCTGGCGGAGCTCCTGGCCCGCGTCCGGGCGCTGCTGCGCCGCGTGGGCGGGGACATCACCGACGAGGACGAACTGAAGGCCCAGGACGTCCGCGTCGACGTGGCCGCACACCGCGCCTTCCAGGGCAACCGCGAGCTGCACCTGACCGCCAAGGAGTTCGAGCTCCTGCGGGTCCTGGTGCGTGACGCCGGTGCCGTCATCGAGCGCGACGAGATCATGCGCGAGGTGTGGGGCTCCGACCCGACCGGCTCCACCAAGACCCTGGACATGCACGTCTCCTGGCTGCGCCGCAAGCTGGGCGACGACGCCGCCAACCCCCACTACATCACCACGGTGCGCGGACTGGGCTTCCGGTTCGAAACCTCCGGCCGCGTGAACTGAGGTGCGGCGCCGCGCGATCCGCATGACCGTCACCGCGGTCCTGGTGGCGGTGCTGATCCTGGGGATCCCTGCGGCCGTGCTCGGCGTGATGCAGTCCTGGCGCAGCGAGATCGCTGAGCTCGACGTGCGCGTGGAGAGCCTGGCGCTGGTGGTGTCTCGCTCCATCGACGCGGGCCGGGACGTGGACCCGGAGATGCTCGACCTGAGGGCGGGCGGCGAGACCACCACGCTGGCGGAGTCCTACGTGCTCATGCCCAGCGGGTATCGCGTCGAGTCGACCGTGCGCATCGACGCGCCCCTGATCACCCGCACCCACCGCACCCCCAACGGGGCGACCGTGGGCATGTCCATCGCCGCCACCTCCCCCCTTCCCGGGGCGCTGAAGGTGATCGGCCTGGTGGGGCTGGGAATCGCCACCGCCTTCGTGGTTGGGCTGGCGGTGGCGTTGCGGCAGGCCCGCAAGATATCCGCCCCCCTCATCTACCTGGCCGCAGAGGCCGAACAGATCGGCTCCGGCCAGGTCCGCCCTCAGCTGCGCACATCCGGCATCGAGGAGATCGACCTGGTCCAGGCCGAGCTGGTGCGTTCCGCCGAGCGCGTGGCCGGCCGAATCGCTGCCGAACGCCAGTTCGCTGCGGACGCCTCCCACCAACTGCGCACCCCCCTGACTGCCCTGTCGATGCGGCTAGAGGAGATCGAGCTGGTCTCCACCGAGCCCGAGGTGCAGGAGGAGGCCAGGCTCTGCCTGGAACAGGTAGAGCGCCTCACCGGCGTGGTCAGCGAGCTGCTGGCCACCTCGCGGCAGAAGGCCGGCGGCACCACCGAGGCCATCCACCTCAGCGACGTGTTCGAGCAGCAGGAACGGGAGTGGGGCGGGCCCTTCGCGGCCGCCGGCCGGGAGTTGAAGTTCTCCGACGAGCTGGCACTGCCCGTGCTCGCCTCCCCGGGCACGATCGGCCAGGCCATCGCCACCCTGGTGGAAAACTCGTTGAAGTACGGCGCGGGCACCACCACCGTCTCCACCCGCCGGGCCTCCTCCCAGCGCGGCCTCTACATCGACGTCACCGACGAGGGGCAGGGCGTGGCCGACGACGAGGCCGACCGCATCTTCGACAAGCACGTCTCCTTC encodes the following:
- a CDS encoding NUDIX domain-containing protein, producing the protein MVKRGADGWLECACGKRHWGLLGAAGLYLWREAPGQEAEAGPGSAASVERAEPAGSALPHEYLGQLRAPGTHLGRMWGLPGGARDYGESAVSAALREAAEETGLAPDAVRVWGWRRLTHPGPAHQTWSYTTVVAELSRAQAVDSIGAQDWESEVVEFVCPGQEDGLVLPQLAEVAGELAAMVVRPLVIVDAANVVGSRPDGWWKDRAGAAARLLEDCARALSNGFSAQELSLPGAHWYPDILVVLEGKARPAGFPGEVTSPYGANLRVELAAGEGDDAIAAHAANEAATPGRHVVVLTADKALSARCRAAGALVAPPRTLIRQARTVH
- a CDS encoding biotin carboxylase N-terminal domain-containing protein, whose amino-acid sequence is MTVLPTSVLIANRGEIAVRVARACKDSGIRSIGVYASGDRDALHTRVVDEAYALPGARAADTYLNIPAILEVAERSGAQAVHPGYGFLAENADFARAVIAAGLTWIGPPPEAIEALGDKVTARRIAAEVGAPLAPGTPGPVADGQEVLDFVDQHGLPVAIKAAFGGGGRGLRVARKREEVVEAFESASREAIGAFGRGECFVERYLERPRHVETQCLADAYGNVAVVSTRDCSLQRRHQKLLEEAPAPFLTEEQERVIYESSRAILRHAGYVGAGTCEFLVAADGLVSFLEVNTRLQVEHPVSEEVTGIDLVREQIRLAAGEKLGYERAEVRGHSIEMRINAEDPARGFLPTPGRATEIVWPGGPGVRVDAGIAQGDELSGMFDSLVAKVIVWGHDRQSCLARARRAVGEMSVTGLSTTLSFHRAILEHPAFVGTEGLEVDTTWIDAGNLNLMDSLSDTEASAGVEDDAPTERVVVEVGGKRLEVILPAALLSPRPAATGPVKTRTARPSRGSRRGPASPGAVTCPMQATVIGVEVANGAEVQEGQVLVVIEAMKMEQPIKAPRTGVVSELTVKVGDQLSAGAVICEVEG
- a CDS encoding Maf family protein; translation: MSLLPPPAGLWEEPVQFVLASASPARLATLRGAGVAPLVRVSDVDEDAVLARLLAEQPAAGPGVQVQALAEAKAADVLARLRADGVDRAGSAPVPGAPAGLDLAAPTIVVGCDSMLEIGGKVVGKPADASDARARLRALSGGSGVLHTGHSVHFYPTGLTGPAATEGGAPVRGAGGTSATTVHFATLTEAEIEAYVDSGEPLHVAGAFTIDGLGGPFVTGIEGDHHGVVGISLPLLRLLLLEVGVGWPALWKSLRQPEESL
- a CDS encoding DUF885 domain-containing protein; its protein translation is MTSPRPATAIDAIAEDYLASLLPLSPTLATEIGLPGYDDQWDDFSPAGQQALADLARQALARLDGVEPVDDVDRVTVAAMRERLGVDLDRHAAGWAHGDLNVLNSPLQSIRDVFEVMPQESADDAAVIARRLHGVPAALATYTEALRERAAAGTLCARRQVEKCIKQAQEAAGEASSFKALEPLAGRLEGAAAQELLDGIEVARGGFAQLAADLADLLPAARERDGVGEEAYRLALRTFLGADVDAREAHAWGIEELARIDAEQQRVARLLFPGASVAQTIERLNNDPARQLHGTKALQEWMQQVSDASIAALNGTHFDIPEQLHRLECRIAASGTGGIYYTPPSADFSRPGAMWWSVPPGEETFVTWQEKTTVYHEGVPGHHLQLGTAVALGDQLNSWRRLVCWVSGHGEGWALYAERLMEELGFLSDPGDYFGMLDSQRLRAARVVLDTGVHLGLDVDPSLEKAGLMPGGVGKVWDADVAWAFLRHNVAMADAFLRFELDRYLGFPGQAPSYKLGERLWLELREQCQQREGAGFDLKGFHSRALALGGVGLDVLREALQ
- a CDS encoding acyl-CoA carboxylase subunit epsilon, with translation MNALRVVRGAPSEAELAAVVASITALQAAVDDAPPADASVRPSAWSDRDRVTRGAGGLTGARGWRLTDR
- a CDS encoding acyl-CoA carboxylase subunit beta, which encodes MTEGTHLSPAQQLDARAAAIAAHERSAATKQHAKGRRSARERVEALLDEGSFVELDAFVEHNCHDFGMDAKTLPGDGVITGYGTIDGRRVCVYSQDFTAFGGSLGEAHGQKITKVMDLAVRTGVPMIGLNDGGGARIQEGIGALTQFAEIFRRNVAASGVIPQISVILGPCAGGAVYSPALTDFTVMVEGTSQMFITGPEVIRAVTGEDVGLEELGGARAHAQRSGVAHYAAHDEDDAFEYVRELLSYLPENTLSEPPLTQPEEPGEVDLDSLVPASSNQPYDMTEVLEAIADGGSFLEVMPAYAGNVITAFARVDGRSVGIVANQPMVMAGALDIAASEKAARFVRLCDAFNLPVLTFVDVPGFLPGTSQEWDGIIRRGAKLIYAYAEATVPLITTITRKAYGGAYIVMGSKKLGADINLAWPTAQVAVMGASGAVNILHRRELASFSADDAAARRSELIEAYEEKLVSPWEAARRGFVDAVIKPSQTRAQLVAALRALETKRVASPVRRHGNIPL
- a CDS encoding biotin--[acetyl-CoA-carboxylase] ligase, with amino-acid sequence MSEPVLVEVEECASTQELALALYRAGHLPLWGGVLTRRQSAGRGRRGRQWALAPGSLALTVVLPAPCAASGQWPGTGGEPGLVPLRVALAVLDACGCEALELKWPNDIVVTLPVLSDAESLPGGGAPREREAGHGLVGHLPGWGALRKLGGILCEVNQAPAGSGAGDALAGGAGGAGAGPGGEVEDGTGGAGTGPGAAGDVVLAGIGINLAPFAPQAPQGGGAPPGQEAGGEGSEQGAPAAWAMSAAGAARALGDHQLERLSRQEPAELARRILHHLPATLALPAREVRERYQDRCATVGHRVQVTLAASGEPGPADLAGTATGIAESGALLVATRDGLKEVVAGDVSVRCG